One genomic region from Cyanobium usitatum str. Tous encodes:
- a CDS encoding GlcNAc-transferase family protein, with protein sequence MAAPTAPLLFVSVASYNDPELLPTLHDAYAKAAHPELLRFGVVDQCVEDRYKALPSWKEQIRYLWMQARDARGVCFARSIIQGMMDGEAYVLQIDSHMRFDPEWDRILIDQLRRIGDGRALLTASPMPWTPEAGNTPMPAGKVIKLEQHPDYPLRNRASLLPNPSGEPIPGQRLAAGCLFAAGHLYDEVPYDPHLYFNGEELVYAQRLMARGWTIYHPAVLPVYHLYKQADGDPSLVHWGKTVERYWDHQALRSKGERRIAEAQANRLGPVYSLQPEERPST encoded by the coding sequence GTGGCGGCACCAACGGCACCGCTGCTATTTGTCTCCGTGGCCTCTTACAACGACCCGGAGCTGCTGCCCACCCTTCACGACGCCTACGCCAAAGCGGCCCACCCCGAGCTGCTGCGCTTCGGGGTGGTCGACCAATGCGTGGAGGATCGATATAAAGCACTGCCCTCATGGAAGGAGCAAATTCGCTACCTCTGGATGCAAGCGCGCGATGCCCGGGGTGTTTGCTTTGCCCGCTCGATCATCCAGGGAATGATGGATGGGGAAGCGTATGTGCTGCAGATTGATTCCCACATGCGATTTGATCCCGAGTGGGATCGCATCCTGATCGATCAGCTCCGCAGAATCGGCGATGGCCGCGCGCTGCTCACCGCCTCGCCCATGCCTTGGACTCCAGAAGCTGGCAACACCCCTATGCCCGCAGGCAAGGTGATCAAGCTTGAACAGCATCCTGATTACCCATTGCGCAACCGGGCATCCCTCCTGCCCAACCCCAGTGGTGAACCCATCCCGGGCCAGCGGCTAGCCGCCGGGTGTTTGTTTGCCGCTGGCCACCTCTACGACGAGGTGCCCTACGACCCCCACCTCTATTTCAACGGGGAAGAGCTGGTGTACGCCCAACGCTTAATGGCCCGGGGCTGGACGATTTATCACCCCGCCGTGCTGCCCGTTTATCACCTCTACAAACAAGCTGACGGGGATCCCAGCCTGGTGCACTGGGGCAAAACCGTGGAGCGCTACTGGGATCACCAGGCGCTGCGCAGCAAGGGCGAGCGACGCATAGCCGAAGCCCAGGCGAATCGCCTGGGCCCGGTGTATTCCCTCCAGCCCGAGGAACGCCCCAGCACCTAG